A portion of the Mesobacillus sp. AQ2 genome contains these proteins:
- the sufD gene encoding Fe-S cluster assembly protein SufD, whose amino-acid sequence MTTETKWAFDQEYITSFSKEMNEPEWLTELRTQSLAKAEDLSMPRPDKTKIDKWNFTQFEKLLVKSDVFSSIDELPEEVKALVDQEAKENSLYVQRNNKPAYLQLSKEMQEQGVIFTDIFTAAREYSDLLKKYFMSAVKNDEHRLTALHTAFMNGGAFLYVPKNVQLNSPIQAIFLHDDAEANLFNHVLVVAEDNSSVTYVENYISTTGKVSGLVNIVTEAIAGQNAKIQYGAVDTLAEGLTTYVNRRGHAGRDARIEWALGMMNDGNTISDNVTNLVGDGSYSDIKTVVVGRGEQTQNFTTSIIHFGKNSEGYILKHGVVKDSATSIFNGIGKIEHGASKSNAEQESRVLMLSEKARGDANPILLIDEDDVTAGHAASVGRVDPLQLYYLMSRGIPQHEAERLVIHGFLAPVVNELPIEGVKKQLVEVIERKVK is encoded by the coding sequence ATGACTACGGAAACGAAATGGGCTTTTGACCAGGAGTACATTACTTCCTTCTCAAAAGAAATGAACGAACCGGAATGGCTGACCGAGCTTCGCACGCAATCTCTTGCAAAAGCAGAAGATCTTTCTATGCCAAGACCGGATAAGACGAAGATTGATAAATGGAATTTCACACAATTCGAGAAGCTGCTCGTTAAAAGCGATGTTTTTTCATCCATCGACGAGCTTCCTGAAGAAGTAAAAGCACTTGTTGACCAGGAAGCTAAGGAAAACAGCCTGTATGTTCAGCGCAACAACAAGCCTGCATACCTCCAGCTTTCCAAGGAAATGCAGGAGCAAGGCGTTATTTTCACTGATATTTTCACAGCGGCACGCGAATACAGTGATCTGCTGAAGAAATACTTCATGTCAGCTGTGAAAAACGACGAGCACCGTTTGACCGCTCTCCACACAGCATTCATGAACGGCGGGGCATTCCTTTATGTTCCGAAAAATGTACAACTGAACAGCCCAATCCAGGCGATCTTCCTGCATGATGATGCAGAAGCGAACTTGTTCAACCATGTGCTTGTTGTTGCTGAAGACAATAGCTCTGTGACATATGTCGAGAACTATATCTCAACTACTGGCAAAGTGAGCGGATTGGTTAACATCGTAACGGAAGCAATCGCTGGCCAAAATGCGAAAATCCAGTACGGTGCGGTTGATACACTGGCGGAAGGCCTTACAACTTATGTGAACCGCCGCGGCCATGCTGGAAGAGACGCACGGATCGAGTGGGCTCTGGGCATGATGAACGACGGTAACACCATTTCTGATAATGTTACCAACTTGGTTGGTGATGGTTCTTATTCCGACATTAAGACAGTTGTTGTCGGACGTGGAGAACAGACTCAGAACTTCACGACCAGCATCATCCATTTCGGTAAAAATTCAGAAGGCTACATCCTCAAGCACGGTGTTGTGAAGGATAGCGCTACTTCTATCTTCAACGGAATCGGAAAAATCGAACACGGCGCTTCCAAGTCCAATGCGGAACAGGAATCACGCGTTCTGATGCTTAGCGAAAAAGCACGTGGGGATGCGAACCCAATTCTTCTAATTGACGAAGATGATGTTACAGCCGGCCACGCGGCTTCTGTTGGACGGGTTGATCCATTGCAGCTTTACTACTTGATGAGCCGCGGTATTCCGCAGCACGAGGCAGAGCGCCTTGTCATCCATGGATTCCTTGCACCTGTTGTAAATGAGCTTCCGATCGAGGGAGTTAAAAAGCAATTGGTCGAGGTCATCGAAAGGAAAGTTAAATAA
- a CDS encoding O-acetylhomoserine aminocarboxypropyltransferase/cysteine synthase family protein, producing the protein MANEQKNYRIETIGVHGGQSPDPVTGARAVPIYSSNAFQFENTDHAADLFALKEPGYIYSRIHNPTVTALEEKVALLEGGVGALALSSGMSAITMAILNIAHAGDEIVAASNLYGGTYNLFAVTLPKYGINVHLVDPEDPENFRKAITPKTKAVYAETIGNPSLRVLDIEAVADVAHEAGIPLIIDNTFATPYLCRPIEHGADIVIHSATKWLLGNGTVMGGIIVDGGKFDWRSPKFPGFNEPDSSYHDIVYSEAIGAAAYIVKARVQLLRDLGPAISPQSAFQFNLGIETLHVRMKEHVVNTIKIVDYLETHPAVTWVTYPGHDSHPDKQLADRYLPKGAGSVVVFGIEGGREAGAKLINSLTLWSHVANVGDAKSLVIHPASTTHQQLDSEGLKAAGVPEDLLRLSVGIENVDDIIEDLEQAIEKATGVPGVTART; encoded by the coding sequence ATGGCAAATGAGCAAAAAAACTACAGAATCGAAACAATCGGTGTCCACGGAGGACAATCACCAGACCCGGTGACTGGGGCAAGGGCTGTGCCAATTTACTCAAGCAATGCATTCCAATTTGAAAACACGGATCATGCAGCCGATTTGTTCGCACTCAAGGAACCTGGTTACATTTACTCGCGAATCCACAACCCAACCGTGACAGCCCTGGAAGAAAAAGTCGCCCTGCTTGAAGGAGGAGTAGGTGCTCTTGCCTTATCAAGCGGGATGTCGGCAATCACGATGGCGATTCTGAATATTGCCCATGCAGGGGATGAAATCGTTGCAGCCTCTAATCTGTACGGAGGGACGTATAATTTATTTGCTGTAACCTTGCCGAAATATGGAATTAATGTCCACCTTGTGGATCCTGAAGACCCGGAGAATTTCAGGAAGGCGATCACACCAAAAACGAAGGCGGTTTATGCGGAAACAATCGGAAATCCAAGTCTCAGGGTCTTGGACATTGAAGCAGTTGCCGATGTTGCCCATGAAGCTGGGATTCCGTTGATCATTGATAACACATTTGCCACTCCATATCTATGCCGGCCGATTGAACACGGCGCAGACATCGTAATACACTCGGCTACCAAGTGGCTTTTAGGCAACGGCACAGTCATGGGCGGAATCATTGTGGATGGAGGCAAGTTTGATTGGAGATCCCCGAAGTTCCCTGGTTTCAATGAGCCAGACTCCAGTTACCATGACATTGTTTATAGTGAAGCGATAGGGGCTGCAGCCTATATAGTAAAGGCCAGGGTTCAGCTGCTTCGCGACCTTGGTCCGGCCATCAGCCCGCAGAGTGCTTTCCAATTCAATCTTGGAATCGAAACATTGCATGTACGCATGAAAGAGCATGTAGTCAATACGATTAAAATAGTAGACTACCTGGAAACACATCCTGCTGTTACCTGGGTCACCTACCCTGGGCATGACTCTCACCCGGATAAGCAATTGGCAGATCGATACCTTCCAAAAGGTGCAGGGTCAGTTGTAGTATTTGGCATCGAGGGAGGCAGGGAAGCTGGAGCAAAACTGATTAACTCATTGACGCTTTGGTCCCATGTTGCGAATGTCGGCGACGCGAAGAGCCTGGTCATCCACCCTGCAAGCACCACCCATCAGCAGCTTGATTCAGAAGGGCTTAAGGCAGCGGGGGTTCCAGAAGATTTACTCCGTCTTTCTGTCGGTATTGAAAACGTTGATGACATCATCGAAGACCTGGAGCAGGCAATTGAAAAAGCTACTGGAGTACCAGGGGTCACGGCAAGAACCTAA
- a CDS encoding methionine ABC transporter permease, translating to MAETLFPNVNWDRMWEATIETLYMSAISVVATFIIGAILGLLLFLTSKGNIWENKPVNVVLSAVVNIFRSIPFIILIVLLIPFTKFIVGSMIGENAALPALIIGSAPFYARMVEIGLREIDKGVIEAAKSMGAKTTTVIWKVLLPESMPALVSGITVTAIALVSYTAMAGVIGAGGLGNLAYMEGFQRSRNDVTLMATIIILIIVFLIQIVGDSITRKLDKR from the coding sequence ATGGCTGAAACTTTATTCCCGAATGTTAACTGGGACCGCATGTGGGAGGCGACAATTGAGACACTATACATGAGTGCCATTTCCGTTGTTGCTACCTTCATAATTGGAGCCATTCTTGGATTGTTGCTCTTCTTGACCTCAAAGGGCAATATATGGGAAAACAAACCGGTTAATGTCGTACTAAGCGCAGTGGTAAATATTTTCAGGTCGATTCCATTCATCATTTTGATTGTCCTGCTGATTCCTTTTACAAAATTCATCGTTGGATCAATGATTGGCGAAAATGCCGCGTTGCCAGCGCTGATTATCGGTTCAGCGCCGTTTTACGCAAGGATGGTTGAAATCGGCTTGCGTGAGATTGATAAGGGAGTCATTGAAGCAGCAAAATCTATGGGAGCAAAAACGACGACCGTAATCTGGAAGGTTCTGCTTCCGGAATCAATGCCTGCCTTGGTGTCAGGCATCACAGTCACAGCAATTGCGCTTGTAAGTTACACGGCGATGGCTGGAGTCATCGGCGCAGGCGGTCTCGGAAACCTCGCCTACATGGAAGGATTCCAAAGGAGCCGGAATGATGTCACGCTGATGGCGACCATCATTATCTTGATTATCGTATTTTTAATCCAGATTGTTGGAGATTCCATTACAAGAAAATTAGACAAAAGATAA
- the sufC gene encoding Fe-S cluster assembly ATPase SufC: MAGSVLSIKDLQVEIEGKQILKGVNLEVKGGEIHAIMGPNGTGKSTLSSSIMGHPKYEVTNGSVTLDGEDVLEMEVDERARAGLFLAMQYPSEISGVTNADFLRSALNSRLGEGNEISLMKFIRKMDKQMEFLEMDLDMAQRYLNEGFSGGEKKRNEILQLMMLEPKIAILDEIDSGLDIDALKVVSKGINEMRGEDFGCLIITHYQRLLDYITPDYVHVMMQGRIVKSGGPELAQRLEAEGYDWIKKELGIEDETVGQEA, from the coding sequence ATGGCAGGATCTGTATTATCAATTAAGGACCTTCAGGTTGAGATTGAAGGCAAGCAGATATTAAAAGGTGTGAACCTTGAAGTTAAAGGTGGAGAAATCCACGCGATCATGGGACCGAATGGTACTGGTAAATCAACTTTATCTTCTTCTATCATGGGTCATCCTAAATATGAAGTAACGAACGGTTCTGTTACTCTTGATGGCGAAGATGTTCTTGAAATGGAAGTGGACGAAAGAGCACGCGCTGGTCTTTTCCTTGCGATGCAATACCCAAGTGAAATCAGCGGTGTAACGAATGCTGACTTCCTTCGTTCTGCTTTGAACAGCCGTCTTGGCGAAGGCAATGAAATTTCTCTTATGAAATTCATCCGCAAGATGGATAAGCAAATGGAATTCCTTGAAATGGATCTTGATATGGCACAGCGTTATCTTAACGAAGGTTTCTCCGGCGGTGAGAAGAAGCGTAACGAAATCCTTCAATTGATGATGCTTGAACCAAAAATTGCAATCCTTGACGAAATCGACTCAGGTCTTGATATCGATGCATTGAAGGTTGTTTCTAAAGGAATCAACGAAATGCGCGGCGAAGATTTCGGCTGCTTGATTATCACTCACTACCAGCGCCTTCTTGATTACATCACTCCTGACTATGTTCACGTTATGATGCAGGGCCGCATTGTGAAGTCTGGCGGACCAGAACTTGCACAGCGCTTAGAAGCAGAAGGGTACGACTGGATTAAGAAAGAACTGGGCATCGAAGACGAAACAGTTGGGCAAGAAGCTTAA
- the sufU gene encoding Fe-S cluster assembly sulfur transfer protein SufU, which produces MSFNNLDNLYRQVIMDHYKNPRNKGVLAEGSLTVNMNNPTCGDRIQLTMKVEDGKVADAKFEGEGCSISMSSASMMTQAVKGRNIEEALKLSSVFSDIMQGKEYEEDDLDLGDIEALQGVAKFPARIKCATLAWKAMEKGLKEEEDSQ; this is translated from the coding sequence ATGTCTTTTAATAATTTAGATAACCTTTATCGGCAAGTTATTATGGATCACTATAAGAACCCTCGCAATAAAGGTGTTTTGGCAGAAGGCAGCCTGACAGTCAACATGAACAACCCGACATGCGGCGACCGCATCCAGCTGACGATGAAAGTCGAAGACGGCAAAGTTGCGGACGCGAAATTTGAAGGGGAAGGCTGCTCGATTTCCATGTCCTCTGCTTCGATGATGACGCAGGCGGTAAAAGGAAGAAACATCGAGGAAGCTTTAAAGCTTTCATCGGTTTTTTCTGACATCATGCAGGGAAAAGAATATGAAGAGGATGATCTTGACCTCGGGGATATCGAAGCACTGCAAGGTGTGGCGAAATTCCCGGCAAGGATCAAATGTGCTACTCTTGCATGGAAGGCAATGGAGAAAGGCCTGAAGGAAGAGGAAGACAGCCAATAA
- a CDS encoding MetQ/NlpA family ABC transporter substrate-binding protein: protein MKKWLLALLVLVLTAGLAACGSSEEKTEGGKGESKKIIVGASNVPHAEILEEAKPLLEEKGFEMEIKTFNDYVVPNQALDSGELDANYFQHIPYLESQMAENGYKFENAGGIHIEPIGVYSKDYTTLEDLPKGAHIIMSSSVADHGRILTMLEKEGLITLKDGVEKVKATIDDIAENPKDLKFDTEYEAALLPQIFNNGEGDAVLINSNYAIDAGLNPLKDSIAIEESDSPYVNVIAVREGDADKPAIKALVEVLHSKEIQDFILEKYDGAVVPVKE from the coding sequence TTGAAAAAATGGCTATTAGCACTTTTAGTATTAGTTTTAACAGCAGGACTTGCTGCTTGCGGATCATCTGAGGAAAAAACAGAAGGCGGCAAGGGAGAAAGCAAAAAAATCATAGTGGGTGCTTCAAACGTACCTCATGCTGAAATTCTGGAAGAGGCAAAACCGCTTCTTGAAGAAAAAGGATTTGAAATGGAAATCAAGACTTTCAATGACTATGTTGTTCCAAACCAGGCGTTAGATTCAGGAGAACTTGATGCGAACTACTTCCAGCACATCCCTTACCTTGAGTCACAAATGGCTGAAAACGGCTATAAGTTTGAAAATGCGGGTGGAATCCACATCGAGCCAATCGGTGTTTATTCTAAAGACTACACAACTCTTGAGGACCTGCCAAAAGGTGCGCATATCATCATGAGCAGTTCAGTAGCAGACCATGGCCGTATTTTGACAATGCTTGAAAAAGAGGGCCTGATCACTCTTAAAGACGGCGTGGAAAAAGTAAAAGCAACAATTGACGATATCGCAGAAAACCCTAAAGACTTGAAGTTCGATACAGAATACGAAGCAGCATTGCTTCCACAGATTTTTAACAATGGTGAAGGCGACGCTGTTCTAATCAACTCAAACTACGCGATTGACGCTGGATTGAACCCACTGAAGGATTCTATCGCTATTGAAGAAAGTGATTCTCCTTACGTGAACGTCATTGCCGTTCGTGAAGGCGATGCAGACAAGCCGGCAATCAAAGCGCTTGTAGAAGTCCTTCATTCTAAAGAAATCCAGGACTTTATCCTTGAAAAATATGATGGTGCAGTCGTGCCAGTAAAAGAATAA
- a CDS encoding cysteine desulfurase, producing MNAREIRELFPILNQEVNGSPLVYLDSAATSQKPVQVIEALDKYYREYNSNVHRGVHTLGTRATDGYEGAREKVRKFINAKSIEEIIFTRGTTTAINTVAASYARDNLKEGDEIVISYMEHHSNIIPWQQVAKKTGATLKYIDLQEDGTISLDTVRETVTENTKIVSIMQVSNVLGVMNPIKEIAEIAHQNGAIMVVDGAQSAPHMKIDVQDLNCDFLAFSGHKMCGPTGIGVLYGKKALLEKMEPVEFGGEMIDFVGLYESTWKELPWKFEGGTPIIAGAIGLGAAIDFLNEIGLDNIEKHEHALAAYAMDKMSEIDGMTIYGPKEAGKRAGLVTFNIDDVHPHDVATVLDAEGIAVRAGHHCAQPLMKWLKASATARASFYLYNTEEDIDKLVAGLVKTKEYFSDVF from the coding sequence ATGAACGCCCGCGAAATTCGTGAATTATTTCCGATTCTGAATCAGGAAGTCAATGGCAGCCCGCTTGTCTACCTTGACAGCGCGGCGACATCACAAAAGCCGGTGCAGGTGATCGAAGCGCTGGATAAATATTATCGCGAATACAACTCCAACGTTCACCGCGGAGTGCACACTCTTGGAACAAGAGCGACCGATGGTTACGAGGGAGCAAGGGAAAAGGTCCGCAAGTTCATTAACGCAAAATCTATCGAAGAAATCATTTTCACCCGTGGAACTACAACTGCCATCAATACGGTAGCGGCAAGCTATGCGCGCGATAACCTTAAAGAAGGCGATGAGATTGTCATCTCCTACATGGAGCATCACAGCAATATCATCCCATGGCAGCAGGTAGCTAAAAAAACGGGTGCAACATTGAAATATATCGATCTGCAGGAAGACGGCACGATTTCACTTGATACTGTCAGAGAAACAGTGACAGAGAATACAAAAATCGTTTCGATCATGCAGGTTTCAAACGTTCTGGGTGTCATGAACCCGATCAAGGAGATTGCTGAAATTGCCCATCAGAATGGTGCGATCATGGTCGTCGATGGTGCCCAGAGTGCACCGCACATGAAGATTGATGTCCAGGATTTGAATTGCGACTTTCTCGCTTTTTCCGGACATAAGATGTGCGGGCCGACGGGGATCGGCGTACTATATGGCAAGAAGGCACTTCTTGAAAAAATGGAACCGGTTGAGTTTGGCGGCGAAATGATTGATTTTGTAGGTCTCTACGAATCAACATGGAAAGAGCTGCCGTGGAAATTCGAGGGCGGTACCCCGATCATTGCTGGTGCGATCGGTCTGGGTGCAGCCATCGACTTCCTTAATGAAATCGGACTCGACAATATCGAGAAGCATGAACACGCTCTTGCGGCCTATGCGATGGATAAAATGTCTGAAATTGACGGCATGACCATCTATGGGCCGAAGGAAGCTGGCAAGCGTGCTGGACTCGTAACATTCAATATTGATGACGTACACCCACATGATGTGGCAACTGTATTAGATGCTGAAGGAATCGCCGTCCGCGCGGGCCATCATTGTGCACAGCCTTTGATGAAATGGCTGAAGGCATCCGCGACAGCACGTGCAAGCTTCTACCTGTACAACACAGAAGAAGATATTGACAAGCTCGTAGCCGGACTTGTCAAAACAAAGGAGTATTTCAGCGATGTCTTTTAA
- a CDS encoding carboxymuconolactone decarboxylase family protein: MEHHYEPRNSTEAALHEYKQGLGVFTQKMPELARHYNAFTEVCFQEGTLTQKEKQLIALGISLYSQDEYCIIYHLKGCLDQGATEEQILEAVGVTAAFGGGAAMSQAVTLVQEAMAELNTLKQ; this comes from the coding sequence ATGGAGCATCATTATGAACCTCGGAATTCAACAGAAGCAGCTCTTCATGAATATAAACAGGGATTGGGCGTTTTTACGCAAAAAATGCCGGAGCTTGCAAGACATTATAACGCATTTACAGAAGTATGTTTTCAGGAAGGGACATTGACACAAAAAGAAAAGCAGTTAATCGCGCTGGGGATTTCTTTGTATTCCCAGGACGAATACTGCATCATTTACCATTTAAAAGGCTGCCTGGATCAGGGAGCCACTGAAGAACAAATTTTGGAAGCGGTTGGTGTGACAGCGGCTTTTGGCGGCGGGGCGGCCATGAGCCAGGCAGTCACGCTTGTTCAGGAAGCAATGGCAGAATTGAATACTTTGAAGCAGTAA
- a CDS encoding DUF72 domain-containing protein — translation MIIVGLTGWGDHDSLYEGKVSPRDKLKEYSSHFPAVEVDASFYAVQPVKNAAKWAEDTPDKFQFIVKAYQGMTGHQRGEIPFTDKNEMFTAYKESLRPYLEANKHAMTLFQFPPWFDLRKENVDYLRWCREQMGDIDCALEFRNQSWFAGEMRDKTLEFMQKENWIHSICDEPQAGEGSIPTVLRSTSKEKVLVRFHGRNVHGWNKKGRGQDWREVRYLYRYNQAELTEWAENLRKLDEGTSQVFALFNNNSGGDAADNAKQMMDLLDIEYEGLNPRQLDLF, via the coding sequence ATGATTATTGTTGGCTTAACGGGTTGGGGAGACCATGACAGTTTATATGAAGGCAAGGTTTCGCCTCGTGATAAACTGAAGGAGTATTCCAGCCACTTTCCTGCAGTTGAGGTCGATGCCTCGTTTTACGCTGTGCAGCCTGTGAAGAACGCGGCGAAATGGGCAGAGGATACACCAGACAAGTTTCAATTCATTGTAAAAGCGTATCAGGGAATGACCGGCCATCAGCGCGGTGAAATTCCTTTTACAGATAAAAATGAGATGTTCACAGCCTACAAAGAGTCGCTGAGGCCCTATCTTGAGGCCAATAAGCATGCGATGACGCTGTTCCAGTTCCCGCCATGGTTTGACCTGCGCAAAGAGAATGTCGATTATTTGCGCTGGTGCCGCGAGCAGATGGGGGATATTGACTGTGCGCTCGAGTTCCGGAACCAGTCATGGTTTGCAGGTGAGATGCGCGATAAGACGCTTGAGTTCATGCAAAAGGAAAATTGGATCCACAGCATTTGTGATGAGCCGCAGGCAGGGGAAGGCTCGATTCCAACCGTGCTTCGATCCACATCCAAGGAGAAGGTCCTTGTCCGCTTCCATGGCCGCAATGTCCATGGATGGAACAAAAAGGGAAGAGGCCAGGATTGGCGCGAAGTACGTTATTTATATCGCTATAATCAGGCAGAATTGACAGAGTGGGCAGAGAACCTTCGAAAGCTTGATGAAGGGACTTCCCAGGTATTCGCCCTGTTCAATAACAATTCCGGCGGGGATGCGGCTGATAACGCGAAACAGATGATGGATTTATTGGATATCGAATATGAAGGGCTGAACCCGAGACAGCTTGATTTGTTTTGA
- a CDS encoding methionine ABC transporter ATP-binding protein yields the protein MITIKKARKIYPSKKGEVKAVDDVNLEVKEGEIFGVIGYSGAGKSTLIRMLNGLEIPTSGSVVVAGREVSRIKGAELRKARQEISMIFQHFNLLWSRTVADNIAFPLEIAGVPKSERDKRVKELITLVGLEGRGDAYPSQLSGGQKQRVGIARALANNPKVLLGDEATSALDPQTTDQILDLLVDINKRLGLTIVLITHEMHVIRKICHRVAVMEGGNIVETGPVLDVFKNPQQPITKRFVQQVTEPEETKETVDHLLERYPHGRVIQLTFVGEGAEQPLITNLIRKFSITVNIVQGKISQTQNGSYGTLFIHLDGEEEELARAIEFIGQHEVGVEVISNG from the coding sequence TTGATCACGATAAAAAAAGCCAGAAAGATTTATCCTTCAAAAAAAGGCGAAGTCAAAGCGGTAGATGATGTCAACCTTGAAGTGAAAGAAGGCGAAATCTTTGGCGTCATTGGATATAGCGGCGCAGGTAAAAGTACATTGATCCGCATGTTGAATGGTCTTGAAATCCCAACTTCAGGTTCTGTCGTTGTGGCAGGCAGGGAAGTTTCAAGGATCAAGGGTGCGGAATTAAGGAAAGCAAGACAGGAAATCAGCATGATTTTCCAGCATTTCAACCTACTCTGGTCAAGGACGGTTGCCGATAACATAGCCTTCCCTCTTGAGATCGCAGGAGTGCCGAAATCAGAGAGGGACAAGAGGGTAAAAGAATTGATCACGCTTGTCGGTCTTGAGGGACGCGGCGATGCTTATCCCTCACAATTAAGCGGCGGGCAGAAGCAGAGAGTCGGTATCGCCAGGGCACTGGCGAATAATCCAAAAGTTCTTCTCGGTGATGAAGCGACGTCAGCGCTTGATCCGCAAACGACCGACCAGATCCTGGATCTTCTCGTTGATATCAATAAGAGATTGGGACTTACCATTGTCCTGATCACTCATGAAATGCATGTCATCCGTAAGATTTGTCACCGGGTTGCGGTCATGGAGGGCGGAAACATCGTTGAGACTGGACCAGTATTGGATGTGTTCAAGAACCCGCAGCAGCCAATTACGAAAAGGTTTGTCCAGCAGGTGACTGAACCGGAGGAAACAAAGGAAACGGTAGACCATTTACTGGAGCGATATCCGCATGGACGGGTCATCCAGCTGACATTCGTAGGCGAAGGTGCCGAGCAGCCGCTCATCACCAATCTAATCCGCAAATTTTCCATCACGGTCAATATTGTGCAGGGGAAAATTTCTCAGACACAAAACGGTTCATATGGAACCTTGTTCATCCATCTTGATGGTGAAGAGGAAGAATTGGCCCGTGCGATTGAATTTATCGGCCAGCATGAAGTCGGCGTGGAGGTGATTTCGAATGGCTGA
- the sufB gene encoding Fe-S cluster assembly protein SufB, translating into MAKKMPEIGDYKYGFSDKDVSIFRSKRGLTREIVEEISKMKEEPQWMLDFRLKSLEHFYNMPMPQWGGDMASLNFDEITYYVKPSEKSEKSWDEVPDEIKATFDKLGIPEAEQKYLAGVSAQYESEVVYHNMKEELEELGIVFKDTDSALKENEDIFREHFGKVIPPTDNKFSALNSAVWSGGSFIYVPKGIKVDTPLQAYFRINSENMGQFERTLIIVDEGAHVHYVEGCTAPVYTTNSLHSAVVEIIIKKDAYCRYTTIQNWANNVFNLVTKRAVCEANATMEWIDGNIGSKLTMKYPAVILKGEGARGMTLSIAIAGKGQHQDAGAKMIHLAPNTSSTIVSKSISKQGGKVTYRGIVHFGRKADGARSNIECDTLIMDNKSTSDTIPYNEILNDNISLEHEAKVSKVSEEQLFYLMSRGVSEEEATEMIVMGFIEPFTKELPMEYAVEMNRLIKFEMEGSIG; encoded by the coding sequence ATGGCTAAAAAAATGCCAGAGATCGGTGATTATAAATATGGATTTTCCGATAAAGACGTTTCCATCTTCCGGTCTAAGCGCGGTCTGACGCGTGAAATCGTTGAAGAAATTTCGAAAATGAAGGAAGAGCCCCAGTGGATGCTGGACTTCCGTTTAAAATCATTGGAGCACTTCTACAATATGCCAATGCCTCAATGGGGCGGAGACATGGCTTCATTGAACTTTGATGAAATCACGTACTATGTAAAACCATCTGAGAAATCTGAAAAGTCATGGGATGAAGTACCTGATGAAATCAAGGCTACTTTTGACAAGCTTGGAATCCCTGAAGCTGAGCAAAAATACCTTGCTGGTGTTTCTGCACAATATGAATCAGAGGTTGTATACCACAACATGAAGGAAGAGCTTGAAGAGCTGGGAATCGTTTTCAAAGACACGGATTCTGCTCTGAAAGAAAACGAAGACATTTTCCGTGAGCATTTCGGAAAAGTCATCCCACCGACAGACAACAAGTTTTCAGCTTTGAACTCTGCGGTCTGGTCTGGCGGATCTTTCATCTATGTTCCAAAAGGAATCAAAGTGGATACTCCGCTTCAGGCGTACTTCCGCATCAACTCCGAAAACATGGGACAGTTCGAGCGTACACTGATCATCGTTGATGAAGGCGCGCACGTACACTATGTTGAAGGATGTACAGCTCCTGTTTACACAACGAACTCCCTTCATAGTGCGGTCGTTGAAATCATCATCAAAAAGGACGCATATTGCCGTTATACAACAATCCAGAACTGGGCAAACAACGTCTTCAACCTTGTTACAAAGCGTGCGGTTTGTGAAGCGAATGCGACAATGGAATGGATCGATGGCAACATCGGTTCCAAGCTGACTATGAAATACCCAGCAGTCATCCTTAAGGGTGAAGGCGCTCGCGGTATGACATTATCAATCGCTATTGCTGGTAAAGGCCAGCACCAGGATGCAGGTGCGAAAATGATCCACCTTGCACCGAACACATCATCAACCATCGTATCAAAATCAATCTCAAAGCAAGGCGGAAAAGTAACATACCGCGGTATCGTCCACTTCGGACGCAAAGCCGACGGCGCCCGCTCAAACATTGAGTGCGATACGCTGATCATGGATAACAAGTCTACTTCAGACACGATTCCATACAATGAAATCCTGAACGACAACATTTCTCTTGAGCACGAAGCGAAGGTTTCCAAGGTATCAGAAGAGCAACTGTTCTACCTGATGAGCCGCGGAGTCTCCGAAGAAGAAGCAACAGAAATGATCGTCATGGGCTTCATCGAGCCGTTCACAAAAGAACTGCCAATGGAATACGCAGTCGAAATGAACCGCCTGATCAAGTTCGAGATGGAAGGTTCAATTGGTTAA